Proteins from a genomic interval of Trifolium pratense cultivar HEN17-A07 linkage group LG6, ARS_RC_1.1, whole genome shotgun sequence:
- the LOC123888837 gene encoding serine/arginine-rich splicing factor RS2Z32-like isoform X2, with protein MPRYDDKYGNTRLYVGRLSSRTRSRDLERVFSRYGRVRDVDMKHDYAFVEFSDPRDADDARYNLDGRDVDGSRLIVEFAKGVPRGSRDSRDSREYLGRGPPPGSGRCFNCGIDGHWARDCKAGDWKNKCYRCGERGHIEKNCKNSPKKLSRHARSVSRSPGRSRSPARSRSPVRSRSPARSRSPARSRSPRRGRSRSYSPARSYSRSRSPVRRDRSPVADDRSRSPPPSKSRKYSRSPEGSPQKSTSPGNDRVVATQDGSDYSDGPKVKSRSPSRDNEDSPKANGRSRSRSRSPRDEDRSPIEDDDNNRRSPSP; from the exons ATGCCTCGCTATGATGATAAGTATGGCAATACTCGCCTCTATGTTGGTCGCTTGTCCTCACGGACCCGTTCACGCGATCTGGAGCGGGTTTTCAGCAGATATGGAag AGTTCGAGATGTGGATATGAAGCATGATTACGCCTTCGTT GAATTTAGCGATCCTCGAGATGCTGATGATGCAAGATACAATTTGGATGGGCGTGATGTTGATGGAAGTCGTCTTATTGTGGAATTTGCAAAAGGG GTTCCTCGGGGTTCCCGCGACTCTCGGGATTCTCGGGAATATTTGGGTCGAGGTCCACCTCCTGGTTCTGGACGCTGCTTTAACTGTGGCATTGATGGCCACTGGGCTAGAGATTGCAAAGCTGGGGACTGGAAGAACAAGTGTTACCGCTGTGGGGAGAGAGGTCATATAGAAAAAAACTGCAAGAACAGTCCCAAAAAGTTGAG CAGACATGCACGGAGTGTTTCACGTTCTCCAGGCAGGTCTCGTTCTCCAGCCAGGTCACGTTCTCCAGTCAGGTCACGTTCTCCTGCCAGATCACGTTCTCCTGCCAGATCACGCTCTCCTAGGCGCGGCAGAAGCCGAAGCTACAGCCCAGCTCGCAGCTATAG CCGATCAAGATCTCCTGTCAGAAGAGATAGGAGCCCAGTTGCTGATGATAGATCACGGAGTCCTCCACCCTCCAAGTCAAGGAAGTATAGTCGATCTCCTGAAGGCAGTCCTCAAAAGAGCACATCACCTGGGAATGATAGGGTGGTTGCAACCCAAGATGGGTCTGATTACAGTGATGGTCCTAAAGTGAAGAGCAGAAGCCCCTCAAGAGACAATGAAGATAGCCCTAAGGCTAATGGGCGTAGCCGAAGCCGTAGCCGCAGCCCCAGGGATGAGGATAGGAGCCCCATAGAGGATGATGACAACAACCGCCGCTCTCCATCACCTTAG
- the LOC123888837 gene encoding serine/arginine-rich splicing factor RS2Z32-like isoform X1, which produces MPRYDDKYGNTRLYVGRLSSRTRSRDLERVFSRYGRVRDVDMKHDYAFVEFSDPRDADDARYNLDGRDVDGSRLIVEFAKGVPRGSRDSRDSREYLGRGPPPGSGRCFNCGIDGHWARDCKAGDWKNKCYRCGERGHIEKNCKNSPKKLSSRHARSVSRSPGRSRSPARSRSPVRSRSPARSRSPARSRSPRRGRSRSYSPARSYSRSRSPVRRDRSPVADDRSRSPPPSKSRKYSRSPEGSPQKSTSPGNDRVVATQDGSDYSDGPKVKSRSPSRDNEDSPKANGRSRSRSRSPRDEDRSPIEDDDNNRRSPSP; this is translated from the exons ATGCCTCGCTATGATGATAAGTATGGCAATACTCGCCTCTATGTTGGTCGCTTGTCCTCACGGACCCGTTCACGCGATCTGGAGCGGGTTTTCAGCAGATATGGAag AGTTCGAGATGTGGATATGAAGCATGATTACGCCTTCGTT GAATTTAGCGATCCTCGAGATGCTGATGATGCAAGATACAATTTGGATGGGCGTGATGTTGATGGAAGTCGTCTTATTGTGGAATTTGCAAAAGGG GTTCCTCGGGGTTCCCGCGACTCTCGGGATTCTCGGGAATATTTGGGTCGAGGTCCACCTCCTGGTTCTGGACGCTGCTTTAACTGTGGCATTGATGGCCACTGGGCTAGAGATTGCAAAGCTGGGGACTGGAAGAACAAGTGTTACCGCTGTGGGGAGAGAGGTCATATAGAAAAAAACTGCAAGAACAGTCCCAAAAAGTTGAG CAGCAGACATGCACGGAGTGTTTCACGTTCTCCAGGCAGGTCTCGTTCTCCAGCCAGGTCACGTTCTCCAGTCAGGTCACGTTCTCCTGCCAGATCACGTTCTCCTGCCAGATCACGCTCTCCTAGGCGCGGCAGAAGCCGAAGCTACAGCCCAGCTCGCAGCTATAG CCGATCAAGATCTCCTGTCAGAAGAGATAGGAGCCCAGTTGCTGATGATAGATCACGGAGTCCTCCACCCTCCAAGTCAAGGAAGTATAGTCGATCTCCTGAAGGCAGTCCTCAAAAGAGCACATCACCTGGGAATGATAGGGTGGTTGCAACCCAAGATGGGTCTGATTACAGTGATGGTCCTAAAGTGAAGAGCAGAAGCCCCTCAAGAGACAATGAAGATAGCCCTAAGGCTAATGGGCGTAGCCGAAGCCGTAGCCGCAGCCCCAGGGATGAGGATAGGAGCCCCATAGAGGATGATGACAACAACCGCCGCTCTCCATCACCTTAG
- the LOC123888837 gene encoding serine/arginine-rich splicing factor RS2Z32-like isoform X3 produces the protein MKHDYAFVEFSDPRDADDARYNLDGRDVDGSRLIVEFAKGVPRGSRDSRDSREYLGRGPPPGSGRCFNCGIDGHWARDCKAGDWKNKCYRCGERGHIEKNCKNSPKKLSSRHARSVSRSPGRSRSPARSRSPVRSRSPARSRSPARSRSPRRGRSRSYSPARSYSRSRSPVRRDRSPVADDRSRSPPPSKSRKYSRSPEGSPQKSTSPGNDRVVATQDGSDYSDGPKVKSRSPSRDNEDSPKANGRSRSRSRSPRDEDRSPIEDDDNNRRSPSP, from the exons ATGAAGCATGATTACGCCTTCGTT GAATTTAGCGATCCTCGAGATGCTGATGATGCAAGATACAATTTGGATGGGCGTGATGTTGATGGAAGTCGTCTTATTGTGGAATTTGCAAAAGGG GTTCCTCGGGGTTCCCGCGACTCTCGGGATTCTCGGGAATATTTGGGTCGAGGTCCACCTCCTGGTTCTGGACGCTGCTTTAACTGTGGCATTGATGGCCACTGGGCTAGAGATTGCAAAGCTGGGGACTGGAAGAACAAGTGTTACCGCTGTGGGGAGAGAGGTCATATAGAAAAAAACTGCAAGAACAGTCCCAAAAAGTTGAG CAGCAGACATGCACGGAGTGTTTCACGTTCTCCAGGCAGGTCTCGTTCTCCAGCCAGGTCACGTTCTCCAGTCAGGTCACGTTCTCCTGCCAGATCACGTTCTCCTGCCAGATCACGCTCTCCTAGGCGCGGCAGAAGCCGAAGCTACAGCCCAGCTCGCAGCTATAG CCGATCAAGATCTCCTGTCAGAAGAGATAGGAGCCCAGTTGCTGATGATAGATCACGGAGTCCTCCACCCTCCAAGTCAAGGAAGTATAGTCGATCTCCTGAAGGCAGTCCTCAAAAGAGCACATCACCTGGGAATGATAGGGTGGTTGCAACCCAAGATGGGTCTGATTACAGTGATGGTCCTAAAGTGAAGAGCAGAAGCCCCTCAAGAGACAATGAAGATAGCCCTAAGGCTAATGGGCGTAGCCGAAGCCGTAGCCGCAGCCCCAGGGATGAGGATAGGAGCCCCATAGAGGATGATGACAACAACCGCCGCTCTCCATCACCTTAG
- the LOC123888837 gene encoding serine/arginine-rich splicing factor RS2Z32-like isoform X4 → MKHDYAFVEFSDPRDADDARYNLDGRDVDGSRLIVEFAKGVPRGSRDSRDSREYLGRGPPPGSGRCFNCGIDGHWARDCKAGDWKNKCYRCGERGHIEKNCKNSPKKLSRHARSVSRSPGRSRSPARSRSPVRSRSPARSRSPARSRSPRRGRSRSYSPARSYSRSRSPVRRDRSPVADDRSRSPPPSKSRKYSRSPEGSPQKSTSPGNDRVVATQDGSDYSDGPKVKSRSPSRDNEDSPKANGRSRSRSRSPRDEDRSPIEDDDNNRRSPSP, encoded by the exons ATGAAGCATGATTACGCCTTCGTT GAATTTAGCGATCCTCGAGATGCTGATGATGCAAGATACAATTTGGATGGGCGTGATGTTGATGGAAGTCGTCTTATTGTGGAATTTGCAAAAGGG GTTCCTCGGGGTTCCCGCGACTCTCGGGATTCTCGGGAATATTTGGGTCGAGGTCCACCTCCTGGTTCTGGACGCTGCTTTAACTGTGGCATTGATGGCCACTGGGCTAGAGATTGCAAAGCTGGGGACTGGAAGAACAAGTGTTACCGCTGTGGGGAGAGAGGTCATATAGAAAAAAACTGCAAGAACAGTCCCAAAAAGTTGAG CAGACATGCACGGAGTGTTTCACGTTCTCCAGGCAGGTCTCGTTCTCCAGCCAGGTCACGTTCTCCAGTCAGGTCACGTTCTCCTGCCAGATCACGTTCTCCTGCCAGATCACGCTCTCCTAGGCGCGGCAGAAGCCGAAGCTACAGCCCAGCTCGCAGCTATAG CCGATCAAGATCTCCTGTCAGAAGAGATAGGAGCCCAGTTGCTGATGATAGATCACGGAGTCCTCCACCCTCCAAGTCAAGGAAGTATAGTCGATCTCCTGAAGGCAGTCCTCAAAAGAGCACATCACCTGGGAATGATAGGGTGGTTGCAACCCAAGATGGGTCTGATTACAGTGATGGTCCTAAAGTGAAGAGCAGAAGCCCCTCAAGAGACAATGAAGATAGCCCTAAGGCTAATGGGCGTAGCCGAAGCCGTAGCCGCAGCCCCAGGGATGAGGATAGGAGCCCCATAGAGGATGATGACAACAACCGCCGCTCTCCATCACCTTAG
- the LOC123892762 gene encoding uncharacterized protein LOC123892762: protein MKIPDKYILKGSTRTKRNQYTVTCNRCGTLGHNKRSCNGKTVADRMIPKGGNKSNATMNQPGPSTTTRHAPTATKSKGPVATGTKGPATTGPSGLRRSPRKRKNDNTTPNVITPSAATIPSGQRKSARITTNVVDPIGTQQSVNKP, encoded by the exons ATGAAGATTCCTGACAAATATATCTTAAA GGGTTCTACAAGGACAAAGAGGAATCAGTACACTGTTACATGCAATAGATGTGGAACTTTGGGCCATAACAAAAGGTCTTGCAACGGAAAGACTGTTGCTGATAGGATGATTCCAAAGGGTGGAAACAAG AGTAACGCTACCATGAATCAACCTGGACCAAGTACAACAACTAGGCATGCACCAACTGCAACAAAAAGTAAAGGACCTGTAGCAACTGGTACTAAAGGGCCTGCAACAACTGGACCAAGTGGGTTAAGGAGGAGTCCTAGGAAGAGGAAGAATGACAATACAACTCCTAATGTGATTACACCAAGTGCAGCAACTATACCAAGTGGACAAAGAAAGAGTGCTAGGATTACTACTAATGTTGTTGATCCAATTGGGACTCAACAATCTGTCAACAAGCCTTAG